The following are encoded together in the Microcoleus sp. FACHB-68 genome:
- a CDS encoding aminotransferase class IV → MFWYTGSLIESGTLELAIDDPGFIYGATVFTTLRVYHDSLDHPLTNWAGHCERLQFSVKTFGWQPPDWHRLRQGAELMKENWPVLRMVIFPDGRELITGRILPADLANRQQDGIRAWLADSPDYARSLPAHKTGNYLPAWLALQTALKQGTQEAILVDSTGNWLESSTGNLWGWRDQQWWTPPTNTGILAGLMRSQIVNWLKQHQVPVREEPWSTQLVKEFEALAYTNSVMEIIPIHTVLAGTTQLTYNLHHPAFQQIRSLWHI, encoded by the coding sequence ATGTTTTGGTATACCGGCAGCCTGATTGAATCAGGCACATTGGAACTGGCTATTGACGATCCGGGATTTATTTACGGGGCTACAGTCTTTACCACCCTGCGAGTCTATCACGACTCGCTCGATCATCCCTTGACGAACTGGGCCGGCCACTGTGAACGCCTCCAATTCAGCGTGAAAACGTTTGGCTGGCAACCACCAGACTGGCACCGGCTGCGTCAGGGTGCCGAACTGATGAAGGAAAACTGGCCGGTATTGAGAATGGTTATTTTCCCAGATGGGCGAGAACTGATTACAGGACGTATTTTACCGGCAGACTTGGCGAATCGGCAACAGGACGGAATCCGCGCTTGGCTGGCAGACTCCCCCGACTACGCCAGATCCCTACCGGCTCACAAAACCGGCAACTACCTGCCGGCTTGGCTTGCCCTGCAAACTGCCCTAAAACAGGGTACTCAGGAAGCAATTTTAGTAGACTCAACCGGCAACTGGCTAGAAAGCAGCACCGGCAACCTTTGGGGATGGCGGGATCAGCAATGGTGGACACCGCCGACAAACACAGGAATTCTAGCCGGCCTGATGCGCTCACAGATTGTGAACTGGCTAAAACAACATCAAGTGCCGGTGAGAGAAGAACCTTGGTCAACCCAATTGGTAAAAGAATTTGAAGCACTCGCCTATACCAACAGCGTCATGGAAATCATTCCTATCCACACTGTTTTAGCCGGCACCACTCAACTCACCTACAATCTACACCACCCCGCATTCCAGCAAATTCGCTCACTCTGGCATATCTAA